The sequence below is a genomic window from Streptomyces sp. NBC_00289.
AGTTCGCGGCCAGGGCCGGATTGGTGTCCCAGTAGTAGGGCAGCTGGATCAGCGAGATCGACAGCGCCCAGCCACGGCCGCGGGCCCACTCGGCGTCGTCGGCGCCGACCGCCCGCCGGAAGGTCTCCCGCGCCGCTCCGGGCAGCAGGTTCCAGGCGATGATCAGGTCCACGGCGGGATCGCCCACGCCCACCGTGCCGAAGTCGATGACGGCGCCGAGCCGCCCCCGCGCCACGAGGACGTTCCCGGGCATCAGGTCGCCGTGCGCCCAGGCGGGCGGTCCGCCGTGCCGCGGGAGGCGCAGTGCCTCCTCCCACCGGGCCGACACCGCGGCGGTGTCGATCCGCCCCTCCAGCAGGCCGATGGCCTCCCGGGTGAGCGCGTCCCGGGTGGCGAGAGGCACGCCCCGGTGGTTGGGCGGACCGTCGTGCGGATCGATCCGGCGCAGCGCGAGGACGAACTCCGCGAGGTCCCGGGCCAGCGACTCCGGCTCCTCCACGGCGCCAGCGACCGGGTTGCCGCCCTCCAACCAGCGGTAGACGGACCAGGGCCACGGGAAGTCCTCGCCCGGCCTGCCCTGTCCCAGCGGCTCGGGTACGGGGACCGGCAGCGAGGACGCCAGCCTGGGCAGCCAGCGCTGTTCGTGCGCCACACTTTCCACCGCTCCGGGGCGCCGGGGCAGCCGCACCACCTTGTCCGGGCCCAGTCGGAACATGGCGTTCTCGGTCCCGGAGGACGCCAGGCGCTCGACGGGGAGCCCGGTCCACTCGGGGAACTGTTCGGCGACCAGCCGACCGACCAGGGACGCGTCGAGGTCGACCTCGTCCGCGTGCATCTTCACGGCACACATGCGGTCCATCCCATCGTCCGGCGAGCGGGAAGTCGAACGAATTCGGCGGGCGTCAGCGGTGGTCGCCGATCACCCGGGTGATCTCCCGAACGATGCGCAGGATGCCGGGGGAGCGGACCGGGCAGGGCTTCGGTGTCGAGGTCGTCGGTGCCAGGCAGAAGAAGAGACGGACCGGCATGGCTCCCAGCCGTTCTCGCGGCGGTCGGCCGGCCGTGGTTTCCGCGACGGGCTCCTGCGTTCGGCGCGCGGGCGGGCGAACCGCTCGCTAGCGTGTGGAATCGGACCATTCGCCGATTCGGAGAGGCCGCTGCCATGGCCGTACGACCAGAGGGAACGCCCTGTTGGGCCGATGCGATGTTCAGCGACGTCGAGGGAGCCAAGAGCTTCTACGGCGGCGTCCTCGGCTGGACCTTCGGCGAGTCGTCGTCGGAGTACGGCAACTACACCCAGGCCTACGTGGACGGCAAGGCGGTCGCCGCCGTGGTCCCG
It includes:
- a CDS encoding aminoglycoside phosphotransferase family protein, with amino-acid sequence MCAVKMHADEVDLDASLVGRLVAEQFPEWTGLPVERLASSGTENAMFRLGPDKVVRLPRRPGAVESVAHEQRWLPRLASSLPVPVPEPLGQGRPGEDFPWPWSVYRWLEGGNPVAGAVEEPESLARDLAEFVLALRRIDPHDGPPNHRGVPLATRDALTREAIGLLEGRIDTAAVSARWEEALRLPRHGGPPAWAHGDLMPGNVLVARGRLGAVIDFGTVGVGDPAVDLIIAWNLLPGAARETFRRAVGADDAEWARGRGWALSISLIQLPYYWDTNPALAANSRHVIREILAERPAAP